Proteins encoded together in one Bacteroides ovatus window:
- the folP gene encoding dihydropteroate synthase — MMKPISPIYINVKGRLLDLATPQVMGILNVTPDSFYSGSRMQTEEDIAARARQILDEGASIIDIGAYSSRLNAEHISAEEEMRRLRTGLEILNRNHPEAIISVDTFRADVAEECVKEYGVAIINDIAAGEMDHRMFQTVADLGVPYIMMHMQGTPQNMQKEPSYDNLIKDVFLYFARKVQQLRDLGVKDIILDPGFGFGKTLEHNYELLAHLEEFHIFELPVLVGVSRKSMIYKLLGGTPQDSLNGTTVLDTVALMKGAHILRVHDVREAVEAVRITEKLKIESGYDK, encoded by the coding sequence ATGATGAAACCTATATCTCCTATTTATATAAATGTAAAAGGGCGGTTGCTCGATCTTGCTACTCCGCAGGTGATGGGAATTTTAAATGTTACTCCCGATTCTTTTTATTCCGGCAGCCGGATGCAGACTGAAGAAGACATTGCTGCCCGGGCCCGGCAGATACTTGATGAAGGTGCTTCAATAATTGATATAGGAGCCTATTCTTCACGGCTGAATGCCGAACATATTTCTGCTGAAGAAGAGATGCGAAGACTGCGCACCGGTTTGGAGATTCTGAACCGTAATCATCCCGAAGCCATTATTTCCGTTGATACTTTCCGGGCTGATGTGGCGGAAGAATGTGTGAAAGAATATGGAGTGGCTATTATTAATGACATAGCTGCCGGTGAAATGGATCACCGGATGTTTCAGACAGTAGCCGACTTGGGAGTACCTTATATAATGATGCACATGCAGGGAACTCCCCAAAATATGCAGAAAGAACCGTCTTATGATAATCTGATAAAAGATGTTTTCCTGTATTTCGCCCGTAAAGTGCAGCAACTTCGCGACTTGGGAGTGAAAGATATCATTCTCGATCCGGGATTCGGATTCGGAAAGACACTGGAACATAATTATGAACTATTGGCACATCTGGAAGAGTTTCATATCTTCGAACTTCCTGTTTTAGTGGGAGTTTCACGGAAATCAATGATTTATAAATTGTTGGGAGGAACCCCGCAAGATTCATTGAACGGGACAACCGTATTGGACACTGTTGCGTTAATGAAAGGAGCGCATATCCTGCGGGTGCATGATGTGCGTGAAGCGGTGGAAGCCGTCCGGATCACAGAGAAATTAAAAATAGAGAGTGGATATGACAAATAA
- a CDS encoding sodium-dependent transporter, translating into MAKNDRANFGSKLGVILASAGSAVGLGNIWRFPYETGNHGGAAFILIYLGCILLLGLPIMIAEFLIGRRSRANTARAYQKLAPGTHWRWVGRMGVLAGFLILSYYAVVAGWTLEYIFEAATNGFAGKTSGEFISSFQQFSSSPWRPVVWLVAFLLITHFIIVKGVEKGIEKSSKIMMPTLFIIILILVVCSVTLPGAGAGIEFLLKPDFSKVDGNVFLSAMGQAFFSLSLGMGCLCTYASYFSKETNLTKTAFSVGIIDTFVAILAGFIIFPAAFSVGIQPDSGPSLIFITLPNVFQQAFSGVPILAYIFSVMFYALLAMAALTSTISLHEVVTAYLHEEFNLSRGKAARLVTGGCVFLGIFCSLSLGVMKGFTVFGLGMFDLFDFVTAKIMLPLGGLCISLFTGWYLDKKIVWSEITNDGSLKVPVYKLIIFILKYMAPIAISLIFINELGLIKL; encoded by the coding sequence ATGGCAAAAAATGATAGAGCAAACTTCGGCAGTAAATTAGGAGTCATACTCGCTTCTGCCGGCTCTGCAGTCGGATTGGGTAATATATGGAGGTTTCCCTATGAAACAGGAAACCATGGAGGCGCTGCTTTTATATTGATCTATTTAGGCTGCATTCTTCTTCTGGGATTGCCTATTATGATTGCCGAGTTCCTGATAGGACGCCGTTCAAGAGCTAACACAGCTAGAGCGTATCAGAAATTAGCACCTGGAACACATTGGCGTTGGGTAGGACGCATGGGGGTATTGGCAGGCTTCCTGATACTTAGTTATTATGCTGTAGTAGCAGGATGGACACTCGAATATATTTTTGAAGCTGCTACTAATGGCTTTGCCGGAAAAACCTCCGGAGAGTTCATATCCTCTTTTCAACAATTCTCCAGCAGCCCATGGAGACCGGTTGTATGGTTGGTGGCATTCTTGTTGATTACTCATTTCATCATTGTGAAAGGGGTAGAAAAAGGAATCGAAAAGTCCTCCAAGATCATGATGCCTACCTTGTTTATCATTATCCTCATACTGGTTGTTTGTTCGGTCACTCTGCCGGGAGCCGGTGCAGGTATCGAATTCCTGCTCAAGCCCGACTTTAGCAAAGTGGACGGAAATGTATTTTTGAGTGCCATGGGACAGGCGTTCTTCTCATTGAGTTTGGGAATGGGATGCCTTTGCACGTACGCCTCCTATTTCAGCAAAGAAACCAACCTGACTAAAACAGCTTTCAGCGTAGGAATCATTGATACCTTTGTGGCGATACTAGCCGGATTTATCATCTTCCCGGCAGCTTTTTCCGTAGGCATACAACCTGATTCTGGTCCGAGTCTGATCTTTATCACCCTGCCTAATGTATTCCAACAGGCATTTAGCGGAGTTCCCATACTGGCATATATATTCTCTGTCATGTTCTACGCGTTGTTGGCAATGGCTGCTTTAACTTCTACTATTTCCTTGCACGAAGTAGTAACCGCTTATTTACATGAGGAGTTCAACCTCTCCCGTGGAAAAGCAGCAAGGTTAGTCACCGGCGGTTGTGTCTTCCTCGGAATATTCTGTTCATTATCACTGGGAGTCATGAAAGGATTTACCGTTTTCGGACTGGGCATGTTCGACCTCTTCGACTTTGTTACAGCTAAAATCATGTTACCACTAGGCGGATTGTGCATCTCCCTCTTTACCGGATGGTATCTGGACAAGAAGATTGTATGGTCGGAGATTACCAATGACGGTTCATTAAAGGTACCGGTATACAAACTCATTATCTTTATATTAAAATATATGGCACCAATCGCCATCTCACTGATATTTATCAATGAACTGGGATTAATCAAGCTATAA
- the cdaA gene encoding diadenylate cyclase CdaA — translation MFFEFGIKDFIDILLVAFVLYYTYKLMKASGSIKVFTGILVFILIWLVVTQVLEMKLLGSIFDTLMNVGVIALIVLFQDEIRRFLLTLGSHRHVSALARLFNGSKKESLKHDDIMPVVMACLNMGKQKVGALIVIEHNVPLDEVVRTGELIDAAINQRLIENIFFKNSPLHDGAMVISKKRIKAAGCILPVSHDLNIPKELGLRHRAAMGISQQSDAHAIIVSEETGGISVAYRGQFYLRLNAEELESLLTKEN, via the coding sequence ATGTTTTTTGAGTTTGGCATAAAAGATTTTATCGATATTCTGCTGGTAGCTTTTGTTTTGTACTATACCTACAAACTGATGAAAGCTTCCGGTTCTATCAAGGTGTTCACCGGAATTCTGGTTTTTATCCTGATCTGGCTGGTGGTGACGCAAGTGCTGGAGATGAAACTGTTGGGCTCTATTTTCGACACATTGATGAATGTGGGTGTGATCGCGTTGATTGTTCTTTTTCAGGATGAGATACGCCGTTTCCTCTTGACTTTGGGATCTCACCGACATGTCAGCGCACTGGCCCGTCTTTTTAACGGTTCGAAAAAAGAGTCGTTGAAGCATGACGATATCATGCCGGTGGTAATGGCTTGTTTGAATATGGGGAAGCAAAAAGTCGGCGCATTGATTGTCATTGAGCATAACGTTCCTTTAGACGAAGTTGTCCGTACGGGCGAACTGATTGATGCGGCGATCAACCAACGTTTAATCGAAAATATATTCTTCAAGAATAGTCCGTTACACGATGGCGCAATGGTAATCAGTAAAAAACGTATCAAGGCGGCAGGATGTATTCTTCCTGTATCCCATGATTTGAATATACCGAAAGAACTTGGCTTGCGACATCGCGCAGCAATGGGAATCTCTCAACAGTCGGATGCTCATGCTATTATTGTTTCGGAAGAAACAGGCGGTATTTCCGTAGCCTATCGCGGACAATTCTACCTCCGCCTGAATGCGGAAGAACTGGAAAGTCTATTGACAAAAGAAAACTGA
- a CDS encoding helix-hairpin-helix domain-containing protein, with amino-acid sequence MWKDFLYYTKTERQGIIVLVVLILGVYAAPKLFSFFTHAEDTDCRENEKFDKEYNDFISSLRETQPHQKSGHSFQSSPQREIKLAVFDPNIADSTTFLSLGLPSWMIKNILHYRYKQGKFRHPEDFRKIYGLTEEQYQTLRPYIQITEDFSSTNKDTVRLLTTPSIQRDTLVKYLPGTIISLNSADTTELKKIPGIGSSIARMIVNYRERLGGFFRIEQLQEIHLKAEKLRPWFSIDTHQTRRINVNKTGMERMMHHPYINYYQAKVIIEYRKKKGFLKSLKQLSLYEEFTPIDLERLEPYICYN; translated from the coding sequence ATGTGGAAAGACTTCCTTTATTATACTAAAACTGAACGACAAGGCATTATCGTCCTTGTCGTTCTTATTTTAGGAGTATATGCCGCCCCTAAACTCTTCTCCTTTTTCACACACGCTGAAGATACCGACTGCAGAGAGAACGAGAAGTTCGATAAGGAATACAACGACTTTATTTCCTCCCTCCGGGAAACCCAACCTCACCAAAAGTCCGGTCATTCTTTTCAATCATCCCCTCAAAGGGAAATCAAACTTGCGGTGTTCGATCCGAACATCGCAGACTCTACTACTTTTCTTTCGCTTGGGTTACCATCCTGGATGATAAAGAATATCCTGCACTATCGCTATAAACAAGGTAAATTCCGCCACCCGGAAGATTTCCGAAAGATATATGGACTCACGGAAGAACAATACCAGACTCTTCGTCCTTATATACAAATTACAGAAGATTTCAGTTCGACAAATAAAGACACGGTACGATTGTTAACCACACCAAGCATACAACGGGACACCCTTGTGAAATATCTCCCGGGAACTATCATCAGCCTCAACTCCGCAGATACCACCGAACTGAAGAAGATTCCGGGAATCGGAAGCAGCATTGCCCGGATGATTGTGAATTACCGCGAACGGCTGGGAGGCTTTTTCCGAATAGAGCAGTTACAGGAGATTCATCTAAAGGCAGAGAAACTCCGTCCGTGGTTTTCCATTGACACCCATCAGACACGCCGCATCAATGTAAATAAAACCGGTATGGAACGAATGATGCATCATCCATACATAAACTACTACCAAGCAAAGGTTATCATAGAATATCGGAAAAAGAAAGGATTCTTAAAAAGTCTGAAGCAATTATCTCTCTATGAGGAGTTCACTCCTATTGATCTTGAACGGCTAGAGCCCTACATTTGTTATAATTAA
- a CDS encoding UDP-N-acetylmuramoyl-tripeptide--D-alanyl-D-alanine ligase has protein sequence MKLSALYQIFLDCQSVTTDSRNCPDGSLFIALKGESFNGNAFAKLALDSGCAFAIIDEAEYAVEGDKRYILVDNCLQTMQQLANYHRRQLGTRVIGITGTNGKTTTKELISSVLCQAHNVLYTLGNLNNHIGVPTTLLRLKPEHDLAVIEMGANHPGEIKFLCEIAEPDYGIITNVGKAHLEGFGSFEGVIKTKGELYDFLRKKDAITFIHHDNAYLMNIAQGLNLISYGTEDDLYVNGQITDNSPYLAFEWKAGKDGERHQVRTQLIGEYNFPNALAAITIGRFFGVEAKKIDEALASYTPQNNRSQLKKTEDNTLIIDAYNANPTSMMAALQNFRNMTVPHKMLILGDMRELGAESPAEHQKIVDYIKESGFEKVWLVGELFAASEHSFKTYANAQEVIKDLQADKPKGYTILIKGSNGIKLSSTVEYL, from the coding sequence ATGAAACTTTCTGCTCTTTACCAGATTTTTCTGGATTGCCAATCAGTAACTACTGATAGCCGGAACTGCCCGGACGGTTCTTTGTTTATCGCCTTGAAAGGTGAGTCATTCAACGGTAATGCATTCGCAAAACTAGCGCTAGACTCTGGATGCGCATTTGCCATTATTGATGAAGCCGAATATGCCGTAGAAGGTGATAAACGATATATACTTGTAGACAACTGCTTGCAGACAATGCAGCAACTTGCCAACTATCATCGCCGCCAACTCGGAACGCGTGTGATCGGTATTACGGGCACTAATGGGAAAACGACCACCAAAGAATTAATTTCCAGTGTTCTCTGCCAAGCCCATAACGTGCTTTATACTTTAGGTAATCTCAACAACCACATCGGTGTACCGACCACCCTATTGCGTTTGAAACCGGAGCATGACCTTGCTGTCATAGAGATGGGTGCCAATCATCCGGGAGAAATCAAGTTTCTTTGTGAAATAGCCGAACCGGATTATGGTATTATCACCAATGTAGGTAAAGCTCACTTGGAAGGATTCGGTTCTTTCGAAGGGGTGATTAAGACTAAAGGAGAGTTATATGATTTCCTCCGTAAGAAAGATGCCATCACCTTTATTCATCACGATAACGCTTATTTGATGAATATCGCGCAGGGATTGAACCTGATTTCTTATGGAACTGAAGATGATCTCTATGTCAACGGACAGATTACTGACAATTCGCCTTATCTCGCTTTCGAATGGAAAGCCGGTAAGGACGGTGAACGCCATCAGGTTCGCACACAGTTGATCGGAGAATATAATTTCCCGAATGCCCTGGCTGCCATCACTATCGGACGTTTCTTCGGAGTGGAAGCGAAGAAGATTGATGAGGCTCTGGCAAGCTATACGCCACAGAACAATCGCTCCCAACTTAAAAAGACAGAAGATAACACGCTTATCATCGACGCATATAATGCAAATCCAACCAGCATGATGGCTGCTTTGCAAAACTTCCGGAACATGACAGTCCCCCACAAGATGCTCATATTAGGAGATATGCGCGAACTGGGTGCTGAAAGCCCGGCCGAACATCAGAAAATCGTTGACTACATAAAAGAAAGTGGTTTTGAGAAAGTATGGCTCGTAGGAGAACTGTTTGCCGCAAGCGAACATTCTTTCAAAACGTACGCCAATGCGCAGGAAGTTATAAAGGACCTGCAAGCTGACAAACCCAAAGGGTATACCATTCTTATCAAAGGCTCTAACGGAATCAAACTTAGCTCAACGGTAGAGTATTTGTAA
- a CDS encoding beta-galactosidase, producing the protein MKNRLIALLVLFTVIFFSTAQAQTTARKFEAGKNTFLLDGKPFVVKAAELHYTRIPQAYWEHRIEMCKALGMNTICIYIFWNIHEQEEGKFDFSGQNDIAAFCRAAQKHGMYVIVRPGPYVCAEWEMGGLPWWLLKKKDVALRTLDPYYMERVGIFMKEVGKQLAPLQVNKGGNIIMVQVENEYGSYGTDKPYVSAVRDLVRESGFTDVPLFQCDWSSNFTNNALDDLIWTVNFGTGANIDQQFKKLKELRPETPLMCSEFWSGWFDHWGRKHETRPAKDMVQGIKDMLDRNISFSLYMTHGGTTFGHWGGANNPAYSAMCSSYDYDAPISEAGWTTEKFFLLRDLLKNYLPAGETLPAVPAALPVIEIPEFHFHKVAPLFSNLPEAKQTVDIQPMEQFNQGWGTILYRTTLPETTLAGTTLKITEVHDWAQIYADGKLLARLDRRKGEFTTTLPALKKGIQLDILVEAMGRVNFDKSIHDRKGITEKVELISGNQTKELKNWTVYNFPVDYSFIKDKKYSDTKILPTMPAYYKSTFTLDKVGDTFLDMSTWGKGMVWVNGHAMGRFWEIGPQQTLFMPGCWLKEGENEILVLDLKGPTRASIKGLKKPILDVLREKAPETHRKDGEKLKLTGEKVGHEGAFTPGNGWQEVRFATPVKGRYFCLEALSPQANDNIAAIAEFDVLGADGKPVSREHWKIRYADSEETRSGNRTADKIFDLQESTFWMTVDNVPYPHQLVIDLSKVENVTGFRYLPRAEKGYPGMIKEYRVYVKPADFNY; encoded by the coding sequence ATGAAAAACAGATTGATTGCTTTACTGGTACTTTTTACAGTTATTTTCTTTAGTACTGCACAGGCGCAAACTACTGCACGGAAGTTTGAGGCAGGCAAGAACACATTCTTGCTGGATGGAAAACCGTTTGTGGTGAAGGCTGCCGAGTTGCATTACACCCGCATCCCGCAAGCTTATTGGGAACATCGCATTGAGATGTGCAAGGCATTAGGCATGAATACTATTTGTATTTATATTTTCTGGAATATCCATGAACAGGAAGAAGGAAAGTTTGATTTTTCCGGTCAGAATGATATTGCAGCTTTCTGCCGTGCGGCACAGAAACACGGTATGTATGTCATTGTCCGTCCTGGTCCGTATGTATGTGCGGAGTGGGAGATGGGGGGACTTCCCTGGTGGCTGTTAAAGAAAAAAGACGTAGCCTTGCGCACGCTTGATCCTTATTATATGGAACGGGTAGGTATTTTTATGAAAGAGGTCGGTAAGCAACTGGCTCCGTTGCAAGTGAATAAAGGAGGAAATATTATCATGGTTCAGGTGGAGAACGAGTATGGCTCTTACGGAACAGATAAACCATACGTATCTGCCGTACGTGATTTGGTTCGTGAATCGGGTTTTACTGATGTGCCTCTGTTTCAATGCGACTGGAGCAGTAACTTTACCAATAATGCACTCGACGATTTGATTTGGACTGTGAATTTCGGAACTGGGGCTAATATCGACCAGCAGTTTAAGAAACTGAAAGAGCTTCGTCCCGAAACTCCATTGATGTGTAGTGAGTTCTGGAGCGGATGGTTTGACCATTGGGGACGGAAACATGAAACACGTCCTGCGAAAGACATGGTACAGGGCATCAAGGATATGCTCGACCGGAATATCTCTTTCAGTCTCTATATGACTCACGGAGGAACGACTTTCGGTCATTGGGGAGGTGCAAACAACCCGGCTTATTCCGCTATGTGCAGTTCGTATGATTATGACGCTCCGATCAGTGAAGCCGGATGGACCACCGAAAAGTTTTTCTTGCTTCGTGATTTGTTGAAAAACTATCTTCCGGCAGGTGAGACGTTGCCCGCAGTGCCCGCAGCTCTGCCTGTTATTGAAATCCCCGAGTTTCACTTCCATAAAGTGGCTCCGCTTTTCTCAAATCTGCCGGAGGCAAAACAAACGGTGGATATTCAACCGATGGAACAATTCAACCAGGGATGGGGAACGATTCTGTATCGTACCACATTGCCCGAAACGACTCTTGCAGGCACCACTTTGAAAATTACGGAAGTGCACGACTGGGCGCAGATATATGCCGACGGTAAACTGCTGGCACGCTTGGACCGTCGTAAGGGAGAATTTACAACGACCCTGCCCGCGCTGAAAAAAGGCATACAACTGGATATTCTTGTGGAAGCAATGGGACGTGTTAACTTTGACAAATCCATCCACGACCGCAAAGGAATCACTGAAAAAGTGGAACTTATTTCGGGTAACCAGACTAAGGAATTGAAAAACTGGACTGTATATAACTTCCCGGTAGATTATTCCTTTATAAAAGATAAGAAATATAGCGATACAAAGATATTACCGACTATGCCTGCCTATTATAAGAGCACCTTTACACTGGATAAAGTAGGAGATACTTTCCTGGATATGAGTACATGGGGAAAAGGTATGGTCTGGGTGAACGGTCATGCAATGGGGCGTTTCTGGGAAATCGGTCCGCAGCAGACTCTCTTTATGCCGGGGTGCTGGCTGAAAGAAGGAGAGAATGAAATCCTCGTTCTGGATTTGAAAGGTCCTACCCGGGCTTCCATCAAAGGTTTGAAGAAACCAATTCTCGATGTGCTTCGTGAAAAAGCTCCCGAAACACACCGCAAGGATGGAGAAAAACTGAAACTGACGGGTGAGAAAGTGGGCCATGAAGGAGCTTTCACTCCGGGTAACGGCTGGCAGGAAGTGCGATTTGCCACTCCGGTGAAAGGACGTTATTTCTGTCTGGAAGCACTTTCTCCACAAGCAAATGATAACATCGCAGCGATAGCAGAGTTTGATGTCCTGGGAGCTGATGGTAAACCGGTATCCCGCGAACATTGGAAGATTCGTTATGCCGATAGTGAAGAAACGCGTAGTGGCAACCGTACAGCCGACAAGATATTCGACTTGCAGGAATCCACTTTCTGGATGACAGTGGACAATGTTCCTTATCCTCATCAATTGGTAATTGACTTGAGCAAAGTGGAAAATGTGACCGGTTTCCGCTATCTGCCTCGTGCCGAAAAAGGGTATCCGGGTATGATTAAGGAATATCGTGTATATGTGAAACCTGCTGATTTCAACTACTAA
- a CDS encoding VanZ family protein, giving the protein MLSYIKKYPISLFIILTVIYLSFFKPPKTDLDEIPNLDKLVHVCMYFGMSGMLWLEFLRAHRRDNAPMWHAWVGAFLCPILFSGCVELLQEYCTTYRGGDWLDFAANTTGAILASLIAYYVVRPRMMNKQ; this is encoded by the coding sequence ATGCTATCTTATATTAAGAAATATCCGATCTCGCTTTTTATCATTCTGACAGTGATTTATCTGTCGTTCTTTAAACCGCCTAAGACGGATTTAGATGAAATTCCCAACCTCGACAAACTGGTTCATGTTTGTATGTATTTTGGTATGTCGGGAATGCTGTGGCTGGAATTTTTGCGTGCACATCGCAGAGACAATGCTCCGATGTGGCATGCATGGGTAGGCGCATTCCTTTGCCCTATACTTTTTAGTGGTTGTGTGGAATTACTGCAGGAATATTGCACTACTTACCGGGGTGGAGACTGGTTGGACTTTGCAGCTAATACTACGGGAGCGATTCTGGCTAGTTTAATAGCCTATTATGTCGTACGCCCCAGAATGATGAATAAGCAGTGA
- a CDS encoding sensor histidine kinase produces MSRLTLFRVGFLFLILFFTTTAKAQKEAETFNVDSTLYEYYQRCQECLLEPVVLNMSDTLFRMAGERQDERMQAVAIATQLDYYYFQGTNEDSVIHYTNKVKEFAKATHQPKYYYFAWANRLITYYLKTSRTNIALYEVQNMLKEAQEEDDKTGLSRCYNIMSQIYTIKRFDSMAFEWRLKEIELTEKYKIENYNISQTYAQIANYYINQKKQKEALAAVEKAIATANSSTQQISAKLEFVNYYSKFGDFQAAEKLLKECQAAFEQDKRLESIKKRLYNIECLYYQQTKQYQKALEAAKMQEKEERRLSESILSSIHYRTQGEIYQKMGNMNLAVKYLQMYINTDDSLKIANEQVSSSEFATLLNVEKLNAEKKELMLQAQEKELHNKTTLIISLIILLGILFIFLYRENFLKRKLKVSEAELKTKNEELTVSREELRKAKDIAEASSRMKTTFIQSMTHEIRTPLNSIVGFSQVLSDHYSNSPETQEFVNIIKSNSNDLLRLVTDVLALSELDQYEQLPTDDETDMNTICQLASEVAKDNRQKDVEVLFEPAKENLLIRSNSERISQVLNNLAHNAAKFTTHGSIRIAYSVLEAEKKIEISVTDTGTGIPKDQQEAVFERFYKMNSFTQGTGLGLPICRSIAEKLGGSLRIDSSYTDGCRMILTLPLVYA; encoded by the coding sequence ATGAGCCGATTAACCCTATTTCGCGTAGGATTTCTTTTCCTCATTTTGTTCTTTACCACTACTGCTAAAGCTCAAAAAGAGGCTGAAACCTTCAATGTTGACTCTACTCTCTATGAATATTATCAACGTTGTCAAGAATGCTTATTAGAGCCTGTTGTACTTAATATGTCCGACACTTTATTCCGAATGGCCGGCGAACGGCAGGACGAACGAATGCAGGCAGTAGCCATAGCCACTCAACTGGATTATTATTATTTCCAGGGAACCAATGAAGACAGCGTAATCCACTATACCAACAAAGTAAAAGAATTCGCCAAGGCCACTCATCAGCCTAAATACTATTACTTCGCATGGGCGAACAGATTAATCACCTATTACCTAAAAACAAGCAGAACAAACATAGCACTTTATGAAGTGCAAAACATGTTAAAAGAAGCTCAAGAAGAGGATGATAAGACCGGCCTCTCCCGTTGCTATAACATCATGTCGCAAATCTACACCATCAAAAGATTCGATTCAATGGCGTTCGAGTGGCGATTGAAAGAAATCGAACTGACTGAAAAATACAAGATCGAAAACTACAACATCTCCCAGACCTATGCCCAGATAGCCAACTATTACATCAACCAGAAAAAGCAAAAAGAAGCATTAGCTGCTGTGGAAAAAGCCATTGCGACTGCCAATTCCTCTACGCAACAAATATCTGCCAAGTTGGAATTTGTAAACTACTACAGCAAGTTCGGCGACTTTCAAGCTGCCGAAAAATTACTGAAGGAGTGTCAGGCGGCATTTGAACAGGACAAAAGACTGGAGTCTATCAAAAAGAGACTGTATAATATAGAATGTTTATACTACCAGCAGACCAAACAATATCAGAAAGCGCTGGAAGCCGCAAAGATGCAGGAAAAAGAAGAACGTCGTTTAAGCGAAAGCATACTTAGCAGCATCCATTACCGCACACAGGGAGAAATCTACCAAAAGATGGGAAATATGAACCTGGCGGTCAAATATCTGCAAATGTACATCAACACGGATGACTCTTTGAAAATAGCCAATGAACAAGTGTCCAGCAGCGAATTCGCCACCTTATTAAATGTAGAAAAGCTCAATGCCGAAAAGAAAGAACTCATGCTTCAAGCACAAGAGAAGGAGTTGCATAATAAAACAACCTTGATTATTTCATTGATTATTTTATTAGGTATCTTATTCATATTCCTTTATAGAGAAAATTTCCTGAAACGCAAACTGAAAGTTTCGGAAGCCGAACTCAAAACAAAGAATGAGGAACTTACGGTGTCGAGGGAAGAATTACGTAAAGCCAAAGACATAGCGGAAGCGAGCAGCCGGATGAAGACAACGTTCATCCAGAGCATGACCCATGAAATCCGTACACCGCTCAACTCTATTGTAGGCTTCTCGCAGGTGTTAAGCGATCACTACAGCAATAGTCCGGAAACACAGGAGTTTGTCAATATTATCAAGAGCAACAGTAACGACTTGCTCCGACTGGTCACTGACGTGCTCGCTCTGTCGGAACTGGATCAATATGAGCAACTGCCCACAGATGATGAAACAGATATGAATACGATCTGTCAACTTGCCTCTGAAGTGGCCAAAGACAACAGGCAAAAGGATGTGGAAGTTCTGTTCGAACCTGCAAAAGAAAACCTGCTCATACGCAGTAATTCGGAACGCATATCACAGGTGTTGAACAACCTGGCACATAATGCCGCCAAATTTACAACTCATGGCAGTATCCGCATAGCTTATTCCGTACTGGAAGCTGAAAAGAAAATTGAAATCAGTGTCACCGATACAGGAACTGGTATTCCGAAAGATCAGCAGGAGGCGGTATTTGAGCGTTTCTACAAAATGAATTCTTTCACACAAGGCACCGGTCTCGGACTGCCGATATGCCGGAGCATTGCCGAGAAGTTAGGAGGCAGCCTCCGGATCGACTCTTCCTATACGGACGGATGCCGGATGATACTGACTCTTCCTTTGGTATATGCCTAA